Part of the Zea mays cultivar B73 chromosome 4, Zm-B73-REFERENCE-NAM-5.0, whole genome shotgun sequence genome is shown below.
TCCGTTTCACAAATCAATGATGCAACTACATCAAATACAGGTTTTGCAATGTACACGTTGCTTACTCAAAACATAGAAAAAGTGAGAATGCATGTCATCACAGATATCGCACTATAATCTGTAATCCGTAAAACAAAACTTTCATAGCTTTAGAAAAGCTCAGAGGTCATATAACAAACTTATGCATCTAGAGCCTATATAAGCCGGCAGTTCAAATAGAACTGAGATCTCTTGCGCGCACCAAAGACGTAGCACATTTTTTCCCATTGCCTAATCTATCACTGTTAAGCCAATCGAAAATTACTCGGTTGGCTTATCTGGGTCATCTTCCTCAGGTTCTTCCGTGTCTGGATCGtcctcttgtggctcctcctgaggtGGTGCTTgttcttcctcttcctcttcaTCATCATCCAGAGGATCATCAGCTGGCAATGGATGCGGTAATGGTGTCTTCATTGGGCTGAACTTAGGGAAGATATCAGGTCTCCTCCCAGGTTTTGGTCTCTCCCATTCCTAGCAACATTCAAACGACAGTAGAAATTAATGTTGATGTCAACATATAGAAGCGAAAAAAGTGTATGGAACATTATATCTAAATCAGTACAGTCATGTTTGAACGTTATTTTTCTAGGCTGGACAGATCGTCCACACTAGATATAATGACTCTACTGATTATATCAGATCGTCCCAAGGGAATAATCATTGGGAAAAGCTGCAATAGATCTCCAATCGTTATTTTGGTTGTACAAAAAATCATTACCAAGAAAGGCTAGGATTAGTATCCTCATATATCAGACCATGTAATCCATACAATCGTGAAGCCATTTACATAGTCTGGCCTTAGTTCACCTAAACAGCTCATGACTGCTCGTCATAACATTCTATCACTTTAATGATGGAAGTCTTACAAACAAAAGAATATACACAGAAGCTACACATTCGGAAGACAGGCACTGCTAAAGGACATTTAGGGCTTATTTGTATACTGTAATCAGTATTTAGGGGCGAATATAAATTTGATGCTCCAAATATCTATCAGCACAACGAGCTACTAGCTGCAAAACAACCTCAAGAGTCTATGGCAATAAAGATTTATGTTTGGACAGATGAATGTATTACATTCATAATAGAGCAGAAGGTTAGGAGTTATCATTTCGTAGGGGTACCTTCGCCAGAGAGATACGAAATGGCAAAACCCTAAAAAAATAGATGAAGGCTGAATCCACGTCTGGAAGCTAAAGCATAAGGGCCCGTTCGGTTCACACGGAATGGAAGACTGGAATAGTTCCTACCCAAATTGCTTATTTAATTTGTATAAGGGCCCGTTCGGTTCACACGGAATGGAAGACTGGAATAGTTCCTACCCAAATTGCTTATTTAATTTGTATAAGTTTTGATCAACAGGAACAATTCTTGGTGCATTCCTGCAGAAACGAACAGGCCTAAGCATAATCCTACCCAACCGGAAGAACCTGTCCACACAACTTATGTACCATTCCTACTGATTTTGTCTACCCCAGTCCCTAAACCGGTTCTTGGTCAGTTTAACGGACCCAAAAGATAAGCCTCCTCCAATCCTACCAGGACAAGCTGCTAAATCAAATGAAGTGAAGGAAAGTTGAAGGGCACGAGAATTACGATGGGGAAATCCAGGGGCGACCGCTTCGTAATCTTCTCCTCATCAGGGGCCGCGCAGACCACGAGGGCGTTCCACCTGCACCGCTTACTTCCGGGAACCGGCACGCGCGCGAGGGCGGAGGCCGACGTGGAGACGCCGAGGGCGCTGGGCGCAGCCGCCATGGGCGGGGCGGCGGGCGGTGCCGAGAGACACCATGGGGACGTCATGCAGGAGGGGAGCTCAAGGGCCCTCGCTTCGCTTGGGCTGTTGGCTGGAGGAGTCGGGTTGGAATTTGGGTTCCGCCTCCGTGTGGCTTGGTGGAGTAGCGGTGGCTTGCGAGTTGCGATTGTGAAGAGAATTTGACAAACATGCACCGACTACGGCGGGCTTCAGACTTTTGGCACTGTTATCGTGACAATTGAAATCGTGGCACTATAATCCTTCATGTTTTGAAGATTTAGCATCGGGCCGCTTAATGGTTATTAGCATTTTTGCTCTTCTCTTCGTGCCATCGTGCCGTTACTTCCCTCGGCGCTGTCATCCTCTACCGTATTTCATTCTCCCTTTCCTCTTTGTCGCcctggtcgtcatcttcctccctCGGCTCTGTTCATCGCGCACTGCGGTGCCTTCCTCCCCTGTCCTTCACTGGATCTTGCCCTTCCCTGCTGAGCAGGTTCCGCCTCAGGCGGATCCTGCGCCTGTGATCCATTGCCGCCCCGCCGACGCTGGTGAGCTCTCCTACTTCTGTAACCCTAGGGTTTGCAGATTAGGCTACCGTCATGGAACCTGCCGCGGAGCTATGTGCCTAGAACCTGTCCGCGTCCGTTGCTGCAGCCCGTGACACAATGAATGCTTCTGCTACCGCTTGTATAGTTGCTGGTGATTACTGCGCCACATTTTCCTTAGGTAACGATGTGGTTTCTACGCTTGATGTTCTTGAATCCGCTGTGGCGGCGGAAAAAAGTGCTATGCGTTCTTATCAACAGGCGAGTGCAGCCGTCGTTTGTGCTAAGGAGACATTGGCCAAATACTGTGAGGTTTGTATTCTCAAACTTTTACTGAGCCAGGCAACGCTTGAGATATGTTTGGCATGTGATTTGTTGCAGCCCTGTGATGGAATTGTAGAAACTTGAGTGCTGTTTTCAGGCTTCTAAAACATGTGAGGTGATATAATTGCTTAGCCTTGTGATTGAATTGTAGAAAGCTGAGTGCAGATTTCAGGCTTCTGATAATTTGAGATGATCAAGTTGCTTAGCCCTGTGATGTTTTCTTTGAAAATAGTGAACTGTATACTACACTTGTTCTTTTTTTGCTGAAAAATTATTGAGGGCAATTGGATCTTTGTGATGACAGTTGAACTGAGGCCATGGTTGCAAAATTCTCTGTTTGATGATGTTTCATTGAAAAAATTGACCTGAGGCTTGTGATAATGTGAGATGATCTACTTGCATAGCCCTATGATGTTTTCTCAAAATAGTGAACTGTATACTACACTTGGTTTTGTTTGCTGAAAATTACTGAGGGCATATGGCTTTTTGGAGGCTTCAGATTATTGGCAGTATGGCTATTTGTCTGAAAACAACACTATGATGATATGTGGCAGTTTGAGGGCATATGTTCTGATCCTAAACCCTCAATTGAGGGTATGTGCCTGTTTGTTCAGTTGCCCTATGATGTTTTCTTTCAAATTTTAGAAATGTATACTACATATGatgtttttaaaaaaaaactgagGGCATATGGTTGTCTTGTTCAGTTATCAGTTCACTTTGGCAGTATGGCTATTTGTCTCAGCCTATTTGTTGTTGTGCTGTTGTGACCCTAAACCCTCATTCATGTTTACAGCTGCCTGTTTGTTCAGCTGAGGGAATGTGCCTGTTTGTTCAGTTGTCAGTTGCCCTATGATGATTTCTTTGAAATTTTAGAACTGTATACTACATATGATGTTTTTTTCAAAAACTGAGGGCATATGGCTGTCTCAGCCTGTTTGGTGTTGTGTTGTTCTGACCCTAAACCCTCAGTTCATGTTTACAGTTGCCTGTTTGTTCAGCTGAGGGTATGTGTCTGTTTGTTCAGTTGTTAGTTCCACTACCTCCTCATATGGCTGTCCATAGTCTGATGTTATTATATTTTTTTGCAGATGAACAAAAAACTTGCGCATGCACTCATATATGTCATGTCTCAAATGAGTGATACATCTAAGAAACTACAAGATACTGCCTCTTTCTGCTACACAGATGAAGACGTTGTAGATGGTTTCATGATGACTCAAGTAGCTCGTTCAATGGACGAGTTAGCTGAAATGCTAGAAGTAACTTCAATTGACTGTTAGGTTTCGATGATGGATCCAACAACTATATTAGAAGCTGGCTATGGAAGTGAAGATAGTGCGGTGTGGGAGGACGTATTCCGTGACTGAGAAATAATGAATCAGCCATTAGAAGCGGAGACACTTGCTGAGCACTGTGCTAAGTGGGGGCTTAGTTACAATGAGATATGGGATAGATCAGTGTAACATTGTCTTGTGTAGTTCTTTTGTAATGAGTTCAGCTAGATGAACTAGTATTGTAATGAGTGAGTTGCAAATTGTAAGACAAGACATCATGAACTACTTGTTGGTTCTTATTTGCTATGAAATGCTGTGATGACTCAGGTACATCTTTGGGGAACTAGCCTTTAGTTGAATTTTTCCTAGGCTTTCGCTTCCTGTTTTGACAGAAATTAGTTAATATCATAAAATagacagttgcacaaataatttaAACCAGAAATAATGTAACCTTTTCTTTGTGCCATTTAATGGACATTTGTAGCTTGCTTTCCTGTGGCCTAGTTCACCACAGTTTGGACACTTCAACACTTAGGTATGGTCGACAGCCACCCTTGAAACCAGAAATGCATGGACCGAGCGCACAAAAAATCGACTGAAGAAAGGACGACCCTCATCCATTTTTACATCAAGCTCGATGATACTATCCGGTGACTTTTGCATAACTGCTTCTCTCCAACGTCATAGTAGCTGAAAGCTCTCTTCCCAACTTCCAAATAATTTTTTCAAAGCTTTCTCTTTCCCATGCCAAATTGTGTCATATGCAATTGTATAACCAAAAGTGTCCTGCAATGTAGTTTGTAGCTCCTTAGCACCCATATGAGGCTTCTTCATTAGTAAAGGAAGCGCACGTGCCACAACCCAAGCTCCTGTAGGTGTAGTCGTCTTACGTCTACCACTCGACGTACAAGTATGTTTGTCATTCAAGACAATTACCTGAAAATTAGTTAAAGTTTCATGTACCATATAACCACGAATAGAAAGATACATATTAAGTACAAACAGATATATTCTCAGCTTACTTGAATTGTTGGAGCCCCTTTCCTCTCCGGTCTAGCATGATGCTCCAAGGGCAATCAGGCCCTTTACAATACCCTCTAAATCTAGTCTTATTGGTTGCCTCAATTCCAAGCTCAAATTCTTTATTTATGGCGTATTGTCTAATTGCGAGTCTGAAGTGGTGCATTGTTGCATATAAGCTGCCAGGCTCCATAACTGGATTATTCATATCATATATTGTCCTATTTTCATCAAGCACTGAATCAGAACACAGAATGTCTCCTCCCAATTCATCTTCACATGGAATGCTATTTCCAAAACGGGAAGCACTTGAATCATCTTCCCTTCCATCATCTTGATTATCTAGTACAAGCTGAAAATATAGTCCTTGTTCACTAGTAAcatcatttcttccttcttcgttGTTGGTTTCTTCTACCATTATTGAATACCAATCGATATCATGCATTCCATGGCCACTCCCCTATTCACCAAAAATAGTTGTAATATAATATATAACTACTAAATTGCATACAATAAATTCAAACCACTAACCACTGTGTGTTGTGTGCCAATACAAGTCAATGTCCACTCTTGTTCTTCGACAATGCATGTTGTCGTTTCATCCATGGGGGGAACTGTCTCATCGTTCGTAGTATTATTCATATTACGCTGCACAAACAATGGATGCTAATTGGGTGCTCGGCTCTAGTACACTGCACAGACAATGC
Proteins encoded:
- the LOC103653759 gene encoding cell surface glycoprotein 1, producing MTSPWCLSAPPAAPPMAAAPSALGVSTSASALARVPVPGSKRCRWNALVVCAAPDEEKITKRSPLDFPIEWERPKPGRRPDIFPKFSPMKTPLPHPLPADDPLDDDEEEEEEQAPPQEEPQEDDPDTEEPEEDDPDKPTE